A genomic region of Methanobacterium sp. SMA-27 contains the following coding sequences:
- the glmS gene encoding glutamine--fructose-6-phosphate transaminase (isomerizing) translates to MCGIVACIINDEAAPVLLECVRRLEYRGYDSVGLATLSGDIYIKKGEGKIDDVQKRLDLTDIPGNMGIAHVRWATHGLPTGINAHPQTDCKKRIAVVHNGIIENYKELKANLEDEGHIFASETDTEVLSHLIEKYMEMGNGLEVATRLATKDIKGSYAIAVISADEPNKIIGVRKESPLIVGVGEKESFIASDVPAILEHTKNVIYLNDNEMVILRPDGVVIKDMDGNILDNKVNIIDWSSDMAEKGGFKHFMLKEIHEQPDVVKNTLMEFSEIEKVVGKFSKFKRICFVACGTSFHASLVGKYLFETLLGIPTDVLLSSEFLFSEGALDKNTLVILITQSGETADTLKALKIANKKSETLAIVNVLGSTATREANHVIYTRAGPEIGVAATKTYVSQLVSIYMLVSAMSGNDKLLAELQKVPDYMKQALENEDHIIEIAKKYKDASDFFFIGRGFSYPTALEGALKLKEITYIHGEGYAAGELKHGPLALIDDNVPVLAVVPPGESHDKTLSNIEEVKARGAQVIAVGSSKDEVLKSESHDIMGFDGDISEMLSPIPYVVPLQLLSYYISVERGIDPDKPKNLAKCVTVE, encoded by the coding sequence ATGTGTGGAATTGTAGCATGTATAATTAATGACGAAGCAGCGCCAGTACTTTTAGAGTGCGTTCGAAGGTTAGAATACAGAGGATATGATTCTGTTGGGCTAGCAACGCTTTCTGGAGATATATATATCAAAAAAGGCGAAGGTAAAATAGATGATGTCCAGAAAAGGTTGGATTTAACAGATATTCCGGGTAATATGGGAATAGCTCATGTTAGGTGGGCAACTCACGGACTTCCCACAGGAATAAATGCCCATCCACAAACAGATTGTAAAAAAAGGATAGCTGTAGTTCATAATGGGATAATTGAAAATTATAAAGAATTGAAGGCTAATCTTGAAGATGAAGGTCATATATTCGCTTCAGAAACAGATACTGAAGTTTTATCACATTTAATAGAAAAGTACATGGAAATGGGAAATGGTTTGGAAGTTGCAACTAGATTAGCAACAAAGGATATTAAAGGATCCTATGCAATTGCAGTGATTTCTGCCGATGAACCAAACAAAATAATAGGCGTTAGAAAAGAAAGTCCGTTAATAGTGGGTGTGGGAGAAAAAGAATCCTTTATAGCATCAGATGTTCCTGCAATACTGGAACACACTAAAAATGTTATTTACCTAAATGATAACGAAATGGTTATATTGCGCCCTGACGGTGTTGTAATAAAGGATATGGATGGAAATATCCTTGATAATAAAGTAAATATAATTGATTGGTCTTCCGACATGGCAGAAAAAGGTGGATTCAAACATTTCATGCTGAAAGAAATACATGAACAGCCGGATGTTGTTAAAAATACGCTTATGGAATTTTCAGAGATTGAGAAAGTTGTTGGTAAGTTTTCTAAATTCAAAAGAATATGTTTTGTTGCTTGTGGAACATCATTCCATGCATCCCTAGTTGGAAAATATTTATTTGAAACATTATTGGGAATTCCTACAGATGTTTTGCTATCATCGGAATTTTTATTCTCAGAAGGGGCCCTTGACAAAAATACACTGGTGATATTAATAACCCAATCTGGAGAAACTGCAGACACTTTGAAAGCTCTGAAAATAGCGAATAAAAAATCAGAAACCCTTGCAATAGTCAATGTTCTTGGAAGCACAGCTACAAGAGAAGCTAATCATGTTATTTATACTAGAGCCGGACCAGAAATAGGTGTTGCTGCCACTAAAACATATGTAAGTCAATTAGTTTCAATTTATATGCTTGTTAGTGCTATGAGTGGTAATGATAAACTTTTAGCAGAGCTTCAAAAGGTTCCAGACTATATGAAACAGGCACTTGAAAATGAAGACCATATTATTGAGATAGCTAAGAAATATAAAGATGCAAGTGATTTCTTTTTCATTGGAAGGGGATTTTCCTATCCTACTGCACTGGAAGGTGCATTAAAACTTAAAGAAATAACATATATACATGGTGAAGGTTATGCTGCAGGTGAGCTTAAACATGGGCCATTAGCACTTATTGATGATAATGTGCCTGTTTTAGCAGTTGTACCTCCTGGTGAAAGCCACGATAAAACTTTAAGCAATATAGAAGAAGTAAAAGCAAGAGGTGCCCAGGTAATTGCTGTTGGTTCTTCAAAGGATGAGGTATTAAAATCTGAATCACATGACATCATGGGATTTGATGGAGATATAAGTGAAATGTTATCTCCAATACCCTATGTAGTGCCATTGCAACTCCTATCCTACTATATCAGTGTTGAAAGGGGAATAGATCCAGATAAACCAAAAAACCTTGCTAAATGTGTAACAGTAGAGTAA
- a CDS encoding aspartate ammonia-lyase: protein MRLEKDSLGEKEIPSGVYYGIQTLRAVENFPVSGRTERTELIHAYVTVKKAAAITNMKLGSLDNTRGEAILKAADDVLHGKFADQFPVDLYQAGAGTSFNMNINEVLANRALEILNRNKGEYDYLSPNDHVNASQSSNDTFPTASHIAIIKESDKLYKTLINLGGSFKSKGKKLSDTPKSGRTHLMDAMPVTLGDEFIAYGNAIIRASKEIHEKRNNLLEVAIGGTATGTGVNTPVFYRDNVVKKLAELTSLDLIPANDSLEALQSRSLISNFSGALRELAHDLIRISNDLRLMGSGPTSGFAEINLPPVQPGSSIMPGKFNPVMAECLNMISFQIIGNDTAVSLAAQAGQFELNVMTPVMTSNILDSISFLNNYLPIFQTRCVEGITANKDRLKTIAEMNPSFATVLSPKIGYIKAAELVKQAMDSKKSIRDIVVTRGILSEEEADELLDLKTISKNLYTKE from the coding sequence ATGCGATTGGAAAAGGATTCATTGGGTGAAAAAGAGATCCCATCAGGGGTTTATTATGGTATTCAGACTTTACGTGCAGTGGAAAATTTTCCTGTAAGTGGCAGGACTGAAAGAACCGAATTGATTCATGCGTATGTAACAGTTAAAAAAGCAGCCGCTATCACCAACATGAAACTTGGTTCCCTTGATAATACAAGGGGAGAGGCGATTTTAAAAGCTGCAGATGATGTACTTCATGGTAAATTTGCAGATCAATTTCCTGTTGATCTTTACCAAGCAGGAGCTGGCACTTCATTCAACATGAATATAAACGAAGTACTTGCCAACAGGGCACTAGAAATTTTAAACAGAAATAAAGGTGAATATGATTATTTAAGCCCCAACGATCATGTAAATGCATCCCAATCAAGTAACGATACATTTCCCACAGCATCTCATATTGCAATTATAAAAGAATCTGACAAACTTTACAAGACCCTCATCAATTTGGGCGGTTCATTTAAATCGAAAGGTAAAAAACTTTCAGATACTCCTAAATCAGGACGCACTCATCTTATGGATGCTATGCCTGTAACATTAGGTGATGAATTCATAGCCTATGGCAATGCAATTATTCGTGCATCAAAGGAAATACATGAAAAGAGGAATAATCTGCTTGAAGTAGCAATAGGAGGTACTGCTACAGGAACTGGGGTTAATACACCAGTTTTTTATAGGGATAATGTGGTTAAGAAACTTGCTGAACTAACATCACTCGATCTTATCCCTGCCAATGACAGTCTAGAAGCTTTACAAAGTAGATCGCTGATTTCGAATTTTTCTGGAGCTCTAAGAGAACTTGCACATGATTTAATTAGAATATCGAATGATCTGCGGTTAATGGGATCAGGACCAACTTCAGGATTTGCTGAGATAAATTTACCTCCGGTTCAACCCGGATCGTCTATAATGCCTGGAAAATTCAACCCAGTAATGGCAGAATGTCTCAATATGATTTCATTTCAGATTATAGGAAATGATACGGCAGTATCTTTAGCTGCCCAGGCAGGACAGTTTGAACTGAATGTAATGACTCCTGTAATGACTTCCAATATTTTGGATTCAATTTCATTTCTAAATAATTATTTACCTATATTCCAGACAAGGTGTGTTGAAGGAATTACCGCTAATAAAGATAGATTAAAAACTATTGCTGAAATGAATCCAAGTTTTGCAACTGTTCTTTCGCCAAAGATTGGATATATTAAGGCAGCAGAACTTGTTAAGCAAGCAATGGACAGTAAAAAATCTATCAGAGACATTGTGGTGACCAGAGGTATTCTTTCAGAAGAGGAAGCAGACGAACTTTTAGATTTAAAAACCATCTCAAAAAATTTATACACCAAAGAATGA
- a CDS encoding succinate dehydrogenase/fumarate reductase iron-sulfur subunit translates to MKLKVYRYHDGMKEPRYDTFKLKSDPGMTVLGALFQFQQQFDDSIAFHYSCRGAVCGTCAMLINKVPRLACRTQVASLIKGELKIPLSQFPAIEETVKWNPEEEILVEPLPNFPVIRDLIVDTTSFFNYYKFVEPVFKPADKTPEKERLMDPSAIPELELYTNCILCGACFGSCPIDGKNPDYLGPAALAKLYRFHIDPREKEGTDRLERANIPEGWWACEFYGNCRRVCPKGVPPLIAIAKAREQLNDINEKKEEEP, encoded by the coding sequence ATGAAACTGAAGGTTTACAGATACCATGATGGAATGAAAGAACCTCGCTATGATACATTCAAACTAAAATCAGATCCTGGTATGACTGTATTGGGGGCTTTATTCCAATTTCAACAGCAATTTGATGATTCTATCGCATTTCACTATTCATGCAGGGGTGCTGTATGTGGAACATGTGCAATGCTAATAAATAAAGTGCCAAGGCTTGCATGCAGAACACAAGTAGCATCATTAATCAAGGGTGAACTCAAAATTCCATTATCACAATTCCCTGCTATTGAAGAAACTGTAAAATGGAATCCCGAAGAAGAAATTTTAGTTGAGCCACTTCCTAATTTTCCTGTAATCAGGGATCTAATAGTTGATACAACATCATTTTTTAATTACTATAAATTTGTGGAGCCTGTGTTTAAACCAGCTGACAAAACACCTGAAAAAGAAAGATTAATGGATCCATCAGCAATACCCGAATTAGAGTTATACACCAACTGTATATTATGTGGAGCATGTTTTGGGTCATGTCCAATAGATGGAAAGAATCCAGATTATTTGGGGCCTGCTGCACTTGCGAAACTATACAGATTCCACATCGATCCAAGGGAAAAAGAAGGAACAGACAGACTTGAACGTGCCAATATTCCGGAGGGATGGTGGGCATGTGAATTTTATGGAAATTGTCGCAGAGTATGCCCCAAAGGGGTTCCTCCTCTTATTGCAATTGCCAAGGCTCGAGAACAATTAAATGATATAAATGAGAAGAAAGAGGAGGAACCATAA
- a CDS encoding helix-turn-helix domain-containing protein codes for MSDNQVGEKIRQLRESKNISIEELAEKSQISVDLVEKLEGNAVIPSLSPLLKIAKVLDVRLGTFLDDAPQTGPVVVKSGKSENVMRFSGKNSNLKDSTLDFYSLASGKTDRHMEPFLIDVHPPETEDYQLSSHEGEEFIFVMNGEIEVLYGKETYRVSEGDSIYYDSVVPHDLHAHGGDAKILAVVYTPI; via the coding sequence ATGTCAGATAATCAAGTAGGAGAAAAAATACGTCAGTTAAGAGAGAGTAAAAATATTTCAATCGAAGAACTTGCAGAGAAAAGTCAGATCAGTGTAGATCTGGTTGAAAAACTCGAAGGTAATGCAGTAATACCATCACTATCTCCATTATTAAAGATTGCGAAGGTTTTGGATGTGCGTTTAGGCACATTTTTAGACGACGCCCCACAAACAGGCCCGGTTGTTGTTAAATCAGGTAAATCAGAAAATGTAATGAGATTTTCTGGTAAAAATAGTAATCTTAAGGACAGTACACTGGATTTTTACTCACTTGCATCTGGAAAAACCGACAGACATATGGAACCATTCTTAATTGATGTACACCCACCAGAAACAGAAGATTATCAATTATCTTCACACGAAGGTGAAGAGTTCATTTTTGTTATGAACGGTGAAATAGAAGTTCTTTATGGTAAAGAGACCTACCGGGTTTCTGAAGGGGATAGTATCTACTACGATTCTGTTGTGCCGCATGATTTACATGCACATGGCGGTGACGCTAAAATTTTGGCTGTTGTATACACTCCTATTTAA
- a CDS encoding AMP-binding protein — protein MLFTEDTIGDLFEKEVKNHPDRDFIIYPDRDLRFTYKDFDERVNMFAKGLLSLGITKGDHVGIWAKNVPDWLTFMFATAKIGVVLVTVNTAYKGHELEYVLEQSDMKALAIIDGYQDVDYINIMYELVPELKTQERGSLKSKKFPFLEHVIYIGQEKHRGMYNTNELMLLGKHTDDSKLLKVKKTVSNNDAVNMQYTSGTTGFPKGVMLTHRNILNNGYYIGERQKFTGEDRLCITVPLFHCFGIVLAVMAIITHGATVVMIELFDPLMVLAAVQKEKCTALYGVPTMFIAEFSHPMFDMFDLSSLRTGIMAGSPCPIEAMKKVVKDMNMTQITSVYGLTEGSPGFTQTSVDDPLEKRVETVGKPLPNCEVKIVDPETGETLVPNMTGEICCKGYNVMKGYYKMPEKTKEVIDEDGWLHSGDLATCDDEGYYSIVGRIKDMIIRGGENIYPREIEEFIHTIDGVMDVQVVGIPDEKYGEIIGAFVIKEKEAQLTAEDIRDYAVNKIARYKVPKHIFFVDEFPLTASGKIQKFKLRDQAVELIKMGNETEDNV, from the coding sequence ATGCTTTTTACAGAAGATACCATAGGCGATCTGTTTGAAAAAGAGGTTAAAAATCATCCTGATAGGGATTTTATAATTTATCCTGATAGGGATCTTAGATTTACATATAAAGATTTTGATGAACGTGTCAACATGTTTGCCAAGGGCCTTTTGTCATTAGGCATAACTAAAGGAGATCATGTAGGCATATGGGCTAAAAACGTGCCAGACTGGCTCACTTTTATGTTTGCAACAGCCAAGATAGGAGTTGTTCTTGTTACTGTTAACACTGCATACAAAGGTCATGAACTTGAATATGTACTTGAACAGTCGGATATGAAAGCTCTGGCAATTATAGATGGATATCAAGATGTTGATTACATAAATATTATGTATGAATTAGTTCCAGAACTCAAAACTCAGGAGAGAGGAAGTCTTAAAAGCAAAAAATTTCCATTTTTAGAACATGTAATCTATATCGGCCAGGAAAAACATAGAGGTATGTATAACACAAATGAATTAATGCTTTTGGGTAAGCATACAGATGATTCTAAACTTCTAAAGGTTAAAAAAACAGTGAGCAATAATGATGCCGTGAATATGCAGTACACTTCAGGTACCACGGGATTCCCTAAGGGGGTAATGTTGACCCACAGAAATATCCTCAACAATGGATATTATATTGGTGAAAGACAAAAATTCACAGGAGAAGACAGATTATGTATCACGGTGCCATTATTCCATTGTTTTGGTATTGTATTAGCAGTCATGGCTATAATAACCCATGGGGCTACTGTGGTAATGATTGAACTCTTTGACCCGTTAATGGTACTTGCCGCAGTGCAAAAGGAAAAATGCACAGCCCTGTATGGAGTACCAACCATGTTTATTGCAGAATTCAGCCACCCAATGTTCGATATGTTTGACCTCTCATCACTGCGTACAGGGATCATGGCAGGTTCACCATGTCCAATCGAAGCAATGAAGAAAGTTGTTAAAGATATGAATATGACACAGATAACTAGTGTTTACGGACTAACAGAAGGTTCACCGGGTTTTACTCAGACCAGTGTAGATGACCCTTTGGAGAAACGTGTGGAAACAGTGGGAAAACCACTGCCCAACTGTGAGGTTAAAATTGTAGACCCTGAAACAGGTGAAACACTCGTACCAAACATGACGGGTGAAATATGTTGTAAAGGTTACAATGTAATGAAAGGATACTATAAAATGCCAGAAAAAACTAAAGAAGTTATTGATGAAGATGGATGGCTTCACAGTGGAGATCTGGCCACTTGCGACGATGAAGGATATTACTCTATTGTTGGACGGATCAAAGACATGATCATCAGAGGTGGGGAAAACATATACCCTCGTGAAATAGAGGAGTTCATTCACACAATTGATGGGGTAATGGATGTACAAGTAGTGGGCATACCCGATGAAAAGTATGGGGAAATCATTGGTGCATTTGTAATAAAAGAAAAGGAGGCACAGTTAACTGCAGAAGATATCAGAGATTATGCTGTAAACAAAATTGCACGTTACAAGGTACCTAAACATATTTTCTTCGTAGATGAGTTCCCACTCACTGCAAGTGGTAAGATTCAAAAGTTTAAATTAAGGGATCAGGCAGTTGAGTTAATAAAAATGGGAAATGAAACCGAAGATAATGTTTGA
- a CDS encoding rubredoxin produces the protein MKYICTYCNIYAYDEDKGDPETNLEPGTSLDEFPDSWLCPVCGMPKEYLQEVRDDIFSLKMTAYNETQHESKDLNYYRSIARKMLTGICGEFSVCDGQPDRICTGQKFGAPIGFGGAGQGKTFEANYNTLQDYKLKMCVIKAHHEPEISVPIFGKKIALPVMGASLSGVKSSMNDVVPEDAFYRGLLKGAMSSGSIGLVGNTPHSPDDLGVNIVGENKGWGIPIFKPQSQERLIHYAFS, from the coding sequence ATGAAATATATCTGCACTTATTGTAACATTTATGCATATGATGAGGATAAGGGAGATCCTGAAACAAATCTTGAACCAGGTACTAGTTTGGATGAATTCCCTGATTCATGGCTGTGTCCTGTATGTGGAATGCCCAAAGAATACCTGCAAGAAGTGCGCGATGATATTTTTTCGCTTAAAATGACCGCATACAACGAAACACAACATGAATCAAAAGATCTGAATTATTACCGTTCCATAGCCCGTAAAATGCTTACAGGTATCTGTGGTGAATTCTCAGTTTGTGATGGACAGCCCGATAGAATATGTACTGGACAGAAATTTGGAGCACCCATAGGTTTTGGAGGTGCTGGCCAAGGAAAGACTTTTGAAGCAAATTACAATACTCTTCAGGATTACAAACTTAAAATGTGTGTTATCAAGGCACATCATGAACCAGAAATCTCAGTTCCAATATTTGGGAAGAAAATAGCCCTACCTGTTATGGGTGCCAGTCTTTCTGGAGTTAAAAGTAGTATGAATGATGTTGTACCCGAAGATGCATTTTACAGGGGTCTTTTAAAGGGTGCGATGTCTTCAGGTTCAATAGGTTTAGTTGGAAATACACCACACAGTCCTGATGACCTGGGAGTTAATATTGTAGGTGAAAATAAAGGATGGGGTATACCAATATTCAAACCACAATCACAGGAACGACTCATCCATTATGCATTTAGCTGA
- a CDS encoding alpha-hydroxy-acid oxidizing protein, translating to MHLAEKLNVIAVGVDLEGAGSTTWTSSKKPVYRKSENDLIELVDSTEKPVIFKGVMSKEDAVKVLDSGAGACYVSNHGGRVLDGGQGMAEVLPEIANEISGKIPILADGAVRTGYDVLKVLALGADVALIGRPIARLSLAGGEVAVKMYYKYVKDDLRRAMILTGCNDLKDANMSIITRSH from the coding sequence ATGCATTTAGCTGAAAAACTGAATGTAATTGCTGTAGGTGTTGATCTTGAAGGTGCAGGTTCCACAACATGGACTAGTTCCAAAAAACCTGTTTACAGAAAAAGTGAAAATGATCTCATAGAACTGGTTGATTCAACTGAAAAACCTGTAATATTCAAGGGAGTAATGAGTAAGGAAGATGCAGTCAAAGTTCTAGATTCGGGTGCTGGTGCATGTTACGTATCTAATCATGGAGGTAGAGTACTCGATGGTGGCCAGGGAATGGCGGAAGTGCTTCCAGAGATTGCAAATGAAATTTCTGGAAAGATCCCAATACTGGCTGATGGGGCTGTTAGAACGGGATATGATGTTCTCAAAGTTCTGGCATTAGGTGCTGATGTTGCACTGATAGGTAGGCCTATAGCAAGGTTATCGCTAGCAGGAGGAGAGGTAGCTGTGAAAATGTATTATAAATATGTTAAAGATGATCTTCGAAGGGCAATGATATTAACTGGATGTAATGACCTTAAAGATGCAAATATGAGTATTATAACAAGATCTCATTAA
- a CDS encoding thioesterase family protein, producing MYKTVVTPRFGDIDGLRHVNNTVLAIWFEQARNPIFRMFTPDLDLSYENWKLIMVRTEFDFLSEMYYGEDVEIRTYILKIGNSSFTMGHEAWQNGNLRVKGEAVLVHFDFIEKKSVPIPESIRSQLNEHLMIEDACKIFDDNK from the coding sequence ATGTATAAGACAGTTGTTACACCAAGATTTGGTGATATTGATGGACTTCGTCATGTTAATAATACAGTACTTGCAATATGGTTTGAACAAGCCAGAAATCCAATATTCAGAATGTTTACACCTGATTTGGATCTGAGCTATGAGAACTGGAAACTCATAATGGTGAGAACAGAATTCGATTTTCTAAGTGAAATGTATTATGGGGAAGATGTGGAGATAAGGACATACATCCTAAAAATAGGAAATAGTTCATTTACAATGGGACACGAAGCCTGGCAAAATGGAAATCTCAGGGTCAAGGGAGAAGCAGTGTTAGTACATTTCGATTTTATAGAGAAAAAAAGTGTACCTATCCCAGAATCGATCAGGTCACAGTTAAATGAACATTTGATGATAGAAGATGCATGTAAAATATTTGATGATAATAAATAA